A genomic stretch from Pontibacter liquoris includes:
- the map gene encoding type I methionyl aminopeptidase, whose translation MIYYKTEEEIELIRQSALILGKAHGEIALLIKEGVTTAALDKRAEEFIRDHGGEPSFKGYNGFPYSLCISVNATVVHGMPGNYTLNNGDIISVDGGVLYKGFHSDSAYTHAVGEVSEEVQKLLTVTKESLQEGIAKAVAGNRMGDVSHAIQHHAEKNGFSVVRELVGHGVGHHLHEAPEVPNYGKRGQGVKLQEGLVIAIEPMINLGTKNIVQEDDGWTIRTRDKKPSAHFEHTVVVRKDKTEILTTFEYIEQAKQQ comes from the coding sequence ATGATTTATTACAAGACCGAAGAAGAAATTGAGTTAATTCGCCAGAGTGCTTTAATATTAGGTAAAGCACATGGCGAAATTGCTCTTCTTATAAAGGAAGGTGTCACAACTGCTGCCCTCGACAAAAGAGCAGAAGAGTTTATCCGCGATCATGGCGGCGAGCCTTCCTTCAAAGGTTACAATGGCTTCCCTTACAGTTTATGCATCTCCGTTAACGCAACTGTTGTGCATGGCATGCCAGGCAACTACACATTGAACAATGGAGACATAATTTCTGTTGATGGGGGAGTGCTTTACAAAGGCTTTCATAGCGACAGTGCTTATACCCATGCGGTAGGAGAGGTAAGTGAGGAAGTGCAGAAGCTGCTAACCGTTACAAAAGAATCCTTGCAGGAAGGCATTGCCAAAGCAGTGGCCGGAAACAGAATGGGAGATGTAAGCCACGCTATTCAGCATCATGCTGAAAAGAATGGCTTTAGTGTTGTGCGGGAACTGGTAGGCCACGGTGTTGGGCACCACCTGCACGAAGCACCGGAAGTGCCTAATTATGGGAAGCGGGGACAAGGCGTGAAGTTACAGGAAGGGCTGGTAATTGCTATTGAACCGATGATTAACCTGGGCACCAAAAACATTGTGCAGGAAGATGACGGCTGGACTATCCGGACACGTGATAAAAAGCCATCTGCGCATTTTGAACACACAGTGGTGGTGCGAAAGGACAAAACAGAGATTTTAACAACTTTTGAATATATAGAACAAGCTAAGCAACAATAA
- the secY gene encoding preprotein translocase subunit SecY — protein sequence MKKFITTIKNIFAIEDLRVRILNTLLFVAIFRLGSYVVLPGVDPNQLIAKTGGLFGLLDTFLGGAFSHASIFALGIMPYISASIVLQLLTIAVPYFQKMQKEGESGRKKINQITRVLTIIITLAQSIGFVATINAEAITINTTLFTVTSMIVLTSGTIFCMWLGEKITDKGIGNGISMLIMIGIVSRFPGALIKEMASRQMNGALLFLFELVVLFFVVMSVVMLTQAVRRIPVQYAKQVGGSSLYSGQRQFIPLKVNAAGVMPIIFAQSLMFLPSMIASIWAKENDTANYIGSTFSDFTSWQYNLTFGLMILIFTYFYTAISVNPNQIADDLKRSGGFVPGVKPGRATSEYIDSILTRITLPGAIYLALVAIFPSIALLFGVTREFSQFFGGTSLIIMVGVVLDTLQQVESYLLMRHYDGMMKTGKLRGRTENIAIVS from the coding sequence ATGAAGAAGTTTATAACAACGATTAAGAACATTTTTGCTATAGAAGATTTACGTGTTCGGATTCTGAACACGCTTCTTTTTGTAGCTATCTTTAGATTAGGTTCTTATGTTGTTCTTCCAGGTGTGGATCCCAATCAACTCATAGCTAAAACAGGTGGACTGTTTGGCTTGTTAGATACATTCCTAGGTGGAGCATTCAGTCATGCGTCCATCTTTGCATTAGGGATCATGCCTTATATATCCGCTTCGATTGTACTGCAGCTGCTTACCATTGCTGTACCGTATTTTCAGAAGATGCAGAAGGAGGGTGAATCTGGTAGAAAGAAAATCAACCAAATCACCCGAGTTCTTACCATTATTATTACCCTGGCGCAGTCCATCGGATTTGTGGCCACGATCAATGCTGAGGCGATTACGATCAACACCACGTTGTTCACTGTAACCTCCATGATCGTTCTTACTTCGGGCACCATCTTCTGTATGTGGCTTGGCGAGAAGATCACCGATAAAGGCATCGGAAACGGTATTTCCATGCTGATCATGATCGGTATTGTATCCCGTTTTCCGGGTGCGTTGATCAAGGAGATGGCTTCCCGCCAGATGAATGGCGCTTTGCTGTTCCTCTTTGAACTTGTTGTGCTGTTCTTCGTGGTAATGTCGGTTGTAATGCTGACGCAGGCTGTACGCAGAATACCCGTACAGTATGCCAAGCAGGTGGGCGGAAGCTCGCTTTATAGCGGTCAGCGCCAGTTCATCCCGTTAAAAGTGAATGCAGCGGGTGTAATGCCAATCATTTTTGCGCAGTCGCTGATGTTCCTGCCATCTATGATCGCTTCGATCTGGGCAAAGGAAAACGACACGGCTAACTATATCGGTTCGACGTTTTCAGATTTCACGTCATGGCAGTATAACCTAACATTTGGTCTGATGATCCTGATCTTCACTTATTTCTATACTGCGATAAGTGTAAACCCGAACCAGATAGCAGATGATCTGAAAAGAAGCGGTGGTTTTGTACCGGGTGTAAAGCCAGGACGTGCTACTTCTGAGTACATTGATTCTATACTTACCCGCATTACTTTACCAGGTGCCATTTACCTGGCGCTTGTTGCCATCTTCCCATCCATAGCCCTATTGTTCGGTGTTACTCGCGAGTTCTCACAGTTCTTTGGTGGCACCTCGCTCATCATCATGGTAGGTGTTGTGCTGGATACATTGCAACAAGTAGAAAGCTATTTATTAATGAGACATTACGATGGAATGATGAAGACGGGCAAATTAAGAGGCCGTACTGAAAACATTGCCATAGTATCCTGA
- the rplO gene encoding 50S ribosomal protein L15, translating to MYLNSLKPAEGSIKNRKRIGRGTGSGRGGTSTRGHKGAKSRSGYSQKSGFEGGQMPLQRRVPKYGFKNINRVEYKGINLDTLESLVASTNETVLNFDFFKAHGLVSKNDKVKILGRGELNKAVEVHAHAFSGSATTSIEKAGGKTVAL from the coding sequence ATGTATCTAAACTCATTAAAACCAGCGGAGGGTTCTATCAAGAACCGCAAGAGAATAGGTAGAGGTACTGGTTCAGGTAGAGGTGGTACTTCTACAAGAGGACATAAAGGTGCTAAATCACGCTCAGGCTATTCACAAAAGTCAGGTTTCGAAGGTGGCCAGATGCCATTGCAGAGACGTGTACCTAAGTATGGCTTTAAAAACATTAACAGAGTTGAGTATAAAGGTATTAATTTAGATACCTTAGAGTCGTTGGTAGCATCTACTAACGAGACCGTACTTAACTTTGATTTCTTTAAAGCACACGGTCTGGTGTCTAAAAACGACAAAGTGAAAATATTAGGTAGAGGCGAGTTGAACAAAGCGGTTGAAGTACATGCACACGCTTTCTCTGGTTCTGCTACTACATCAATAGAAAAAGCAGGCGGTAAAACAGTTGCTCTCTAA
- the rpmD gene encoding 50S ribosomal protein L30, which produces MAQITIRQIKSIIDKPKSQKLTIQALGLGKINKSVTVENTPQIAGMVKKVQHLIEVNNI; this is translated from the coding sequence ATGGCTCAGATTACAATAAGACAAATCAAAAGCATTATTGATAAACCAAAATCACAGAAGCTTACAATTCAAGCTTTAGGACTTGGTAAGATCAATAAGTCAGTAACTGTTGAAAATACTCCTCAGATTGCTGGCATGGTAAAAAAGGTTCAACATCTTATAGAAGTAAATAATATCTAA
- the rpsE gene encoding 30S ribosomal protein S5, which translates to MLKNNIRSVKASEIELKERVVAINRVAKVVKGGRRFSFAAIVVVGDGNGVVGYGLGKANEVTDAIAKGIDDAKKNLVKVPVYHNTVPHAMEGKYSGGFVLVKPAAAGTGVIAGGAMRAVLESAGIKDVLCKSKGSSNPHNVVKATFDALAKMRDPLAVAQQRGVNLNKVFNG; encoded by the coding sequence ATGTTGAAGAACAATATTCGTAGTGTAAAGGCTAGCGAGATCGAGCTAAAAGAAAGAGTAGTAGCTATCAATCGTGTAGCCAAAGTTGTAAAAGGTGGTAGAAGATTTTCCTTCGCTGCCATTGTAGTGGTAGGCGACGGAAACGGTGTAGTTGGTTACGGACTTGGCAAAGCCAACGAAGTAACGGATGCTATTGCAAAAGGGATAGATGATGCCAAGAAGAACCTGGTGAAAGTTCCTGTATATCATAATACAGTTCCTCACGCTATGGAAGGCAAATACTCTGGCGGTTTTGTACTGGTAAAACCAGCTGCTGCCGGTACAGGTGTAATTGCAGGCGGTGCGATGCGTGCCGTTCTGGAAAGTGCCGGTATCAAAGACGTACTTTGCAAGTCTAAAGGATCATCAAACCCCCACAACGTAGTGAAAGCGACATTTGATGCCCTGGCTAAAATGCGTGATCCGTTGGCAGTAGCCCAGCAGCGTGGTGTTAATCTTAACAAAGTATTTAACGGTTAA
- the rplR gene encoding 50S ribosomal protein L18, translating into MSANKINRRVRIKKSIRNKISGTSERPRLSVFRSNRFIYAQIIDDTTGVTLAAASSAKLDDAKANVETSGKVGKEIAEQAIAKGITQVVFDRSGYLYHGKVKSLAEGAREAGLKF; encoded by the coding sequence ATGTCTGCTAATAAGATAAATAGAAGAGTTAGAATAAAGAAAAGTATCCGGAATAAAATTTCCGGTACTTCTGAAAGGCCAAGATTATCTGTGTTTAGAAGCAATCGCTTTATTTACGCACAAATCATCGATGATACCACTGGTGTGACACTAGCGGCTGCCTCTTCAGCAAAGCTTGATGATGCGAAGGCAAATGTTGAGACTTCTGGCAAAGTAGGGAAAGAAATTGCTGAGCAAGCCATTGCAAAAGGTATTACGCAGGTAGTTTTCGATCGCTCAGGTTATCTGTACCACGGCAAAGTTAAATCATTGGCAGAAGGCGCTCGTGAGGCTGGCCTTAAATTCTAA
- the rplF gene encoding 50S ribosomal protein L6: protein MSRIGKLPITLPASIQVTVADNNVVTVKGPKGSLSTPVDKDIVVKQEDGQLIVERPTEQKRHKAMHGLYRSLINNMVIGVTEGYKERLELVGVGYKATVAGKVLELALGYSHNIFMALPDEVVATAVTEKGKAPVITLESNDKQLIGQVAAKIRSLRKVEPYKGKGIRFVGEVVRRKAGKTASK from the coding sequence ATGTCACGAATAGGAAAATTGCCCATCACCCTTCCAGCATCCATTCAAGTAACTGTTGCCGATAACAATGTAGTGACTGTAAAAGGTCCTAAAGGCTCTTTATCAACTCCGGTTGATAAAGACATTGTTGTGAAGCAGGAGGATGGCCAACTGATCGTTGAGCGCCCGACTGAGCAGAAGCGCCACAAAGCCATGCACGGCCTGTATCGTTCACTTATCAATAACATGGTGATCGGTGTAACAGAAGGTTACAAAGAGCGCCTGGAGCTGGTAGGTGTAGGTTACAAAGCTACAGTTGCAGGTAAAGTGTTAGAGCTTGCTTTAGGTTACTCACACAACATCTTTATGGCTCTTCCGGACGAGGTAGTTGCTACGGCAGTAACTGAGAAAGGTAAAGCGCCAGTGATAACCCTGGAAAGCAACGACAAACAGCTTATTGGCCAGGTGGCAGCAAAAATTAGATCACTCCGCAAAGTTGAACCTTATAAAGGTAAGGGTATTCGATTTGTTGGTGAAGTTGTAAGAAGAAAAGCTGGTAAGACAGCGTCTAAATAA
- the rpsH gene encoding 30S ribosomal protein S8 produces the protein MNSDPIADYLTRVRNAIKANHRIVEIPSSNIKKEITKVLYEKGYIQNYKFDDSAVQGTIKIALKYNPSTKQSAIVKLERVSKPGLRKYAGTDNLPRVINGLGVAILSTSKGVMTEKEARSLNVGGEVLCYVY, from the coding sequence ATGAACTCAGATCCAATAGCAGATTATTTAACTAGAGTGCGTAATGCTATCAAAGCAAACCACAGGATAGTTGAAATACCGTCTAGCAACATTAAAAAAGAGATTACAAAAGTTTTGTACGAGAAAGGGTATATTCAAAACTATAAGTTTGATGACTCTGCTGTACAAGGCACGATTAAAATTGCGCTGAAGTATAACCCAAGCACGAAGCAATCTGCTATTGTGAAGTTAGAGCGGGTAAGTAAGCCAGGGCTTCGCAAGTATGCCGGAACTGATAACCTGCCAAGAGTTATCAACGGACTGGGCGTAGCTATTTTGTCTACTTCTAAAGGAGTAATGACAGAGAAAGAAGCAAGGTCACTGAATGTAGGTGGCGAGGTTTTATGTTACGTTTATTAA
- the rpsN gene encoding 30S ribosomal protein S14 — protein MAKESVKARELKRQKLVAKYATKRAELKAKGDYEALDKLPRNASPVRLHNRCQLSGRPRGYMRKFGISRVVFRELAVMGKIPGITKSSW, from the coding sequence ATGGCGAAAGAATCAGTAAAAGCAAGAGAGCTTAAAAGACAAAAGCTCGTAGCAAAATACGCTACTAAAAGAGCTGAACTAAAAGCCAAAGGAGATTACGAGGCACTGGATAAGTTGCCACGTAATGCCTCTCCAGTAAGACTGCACAACAGATGTCAACTATCCGGCAGACCACGTGGTTACATGCGCAAGTTCGGCATCTCCCGCGTAGTTTTCAGAGAACTGGCTGTAATGGGTAAAATTCCGGGCATAACTAAATCGAGCTGGTAA
- the rplE gene encoding 50S ribosomal protein L5, protein MATARFKEKYQQEVIPALKEKFQYKNVMQVPKITKISINKGIGAAVADKKLVDIGVEELTTITGQKAVATIAKKSVSNFKLREGMPIGARVTLRGQKMYEFLDRLLTIALPRVRDFRGVNDKGFDGRGNYTLGIKEQIIFPEISIDKVKAITGMDITIVTTANTDEESYELLKAFGMPFTNKK, encoded by the coding sequence ATGGCTACTGCAAGATTTAAAGAAAAATATCAGCAGGAAGTGATTCCTGCTCTGAAAGAGAAGTTCCAGTACAAGAACGTCATGCAGGTGCCTAAAATCACCAAGATCTCTATCAACAAAGGGATAGGTGCTGCTGTGGCTGACAAGAAACTGGTAGATATCGGCGTAGAGGAACTGACAACTATTACAGGTCAGAAAGCTGTTGCTACGATCGCTAAGAAATCCGTTTCTAACTTTAAGCTGCGTGAAGGTATGCCAATCGGCGCCCGCGTAACGCTGCGAGGACAGAAGATGTATGAGTTCCTGGATCGTCTTTTGACTATCGCTCTGCCACGTGTACGTGACTTCAGAGGCGTGAACGACAAAGGATTTGATGGCCGTGGTAACTATACATTAGGTATCAAGGAGCAGATCATTTTCCCTGAAATCAGCATCGATAAAGTGAAAGCTATCACAGGTATGGACATTACCATCGTGACAACGGCTAACACCGACGAAGAAAGTTACGAGCTGTTAAAAGCATTTGGTATGCCTTTCACTAATAAGAAATAA
- the rplX gene encoding 50S ribosomal protein L24 translates to MNKKKLHVKTGDTVKVIAGDERGKTGRITAVNIEKQKVTIEGLNLVTKHNKPSAKNPQGGIAKVEAPIHASNVALVDPKSGETVKAARRTNSEGKSERYSKKTGEVI, encoded by the coding sequence ATGAATAAGAAAAAACTTCATGTAAAAACTGGTGATACAGTCAAAGTAATTGCCGGTGATGAGCGCGGTAAGACAGGCCGCATAACCGCTGTTAATATTGAAAAGCAAAAAGTAACGATCGAAGGCTTAAACCTGGTTACCAAGCACAACAAACCAAGTGCAAAGAATCCACAAGGAGGTATTGCCAAGGTAGAAGCGCCAATCCACGCCAGCAACGTTGCTTTAGTTGATCCTAAGTCAGGTGAAACCGTAAAAGCAGCCCGCAGAACAAACAGCGAAGGTAAATCAGAGCGTTATTCTAAAAAGACAGGAGAGGTAATCTAA
- the rplN gene encoding 50S ribosomal protein L14 gives MIQQESRLTVADNSGAKEVLCIRVLGGTGKKYASIGDRIVVTVKSALSSGNVKKGTVSKAVVVRTKKEIRRKDGSYIRFDDNAAVLLNANNEPRGTRIFGPVARELREKQFMKIVSLAPEVL, from the coding sequence ATGATACAGCAGGAATCAAGACTAACTGTAGCAGATAACAGCGGCGCAAAGGAAGTACTTTGTATCCGTGTGTTAGGAGGTACGGGAAAGAAATACGCATCCATTGGTGACCGTATTGTAGTGACTGTAAAGTCAGCCCTTTCTTCCGGAAACGTTAAAAAAGGAACAGTTTCGAAGGCTGTTGTTGTTAGAACCAAAAAAGAAATCAGACGCAAAGACGGATCTTACATCCGTTTTGATGATAATGCGGCTGTGCTTCTGAACGCTAACAATGAGCCCCGCGGAACGCGCATTTTTGGTCCAGTTGCCCGTGAGCTTCGTGAGAAGCAATTCATGAAAATTGTATCGTTAGCGCCTGAAGTTCTATAA
- the rpsQ gene encoding 30S ribosomal protein S17: protein MEERNLRKERSGKVVSNKMNKSITVLVESKMKHPMYGKFVSKSTKFMAHDEKNECNIGDYVRIQETRPLSKSKNWRLVEIIERAK from the coding sequence ATGGAAGAGAGAAATCTAAGAAAAGAAAGAAGTGGTAAGGTTGTTAGCAACAAGATGAACAAATCTATCACGGTGCTTGTGGAGAGCAAAATGAAACACCCGATGTATGGTAAGTTCGTGAGCAAATCCACAAAGTTTATGGCACACGACGAGAAGAATGAGTGCAACATAGGCGACTATGTACGTATTCAGGAAACTCGTCCGCTGAGCAAAAGTAAGAACTGGCGTTTAGTTGAAATTATAGAGAGGGCTAAATAA
- the rpmC gene encoding 50S ribosomal protein L29, which yields MKNSEIKALSSEELAEKLNTERTSMQNLRFAHAISPLENPMKIRESKRLIARLNTEVRRREIEANS from the coding sequence ATGAAAAATTCAGAAATTAAAGCTTTGTCTTCAGAAGAACTGGCAGAGAAGCTGAACACTGAGCGCACCAGCATGCAGAACCTGCGGTTTGCACATGCGATATCTCCCCTGGAGAACCCAATGAAAATCCGTGAGTCCAAGCGCCTGATTGCCCGTCTGAATACAGAAGTGCGTCGCCGTGAAATTGAAGCTAACTCTTAA
- the rplP gene encoding 50S ribosomal protein L16, producing MLQPKRTKYRKMQKGRVKGLAHRGSTISFGSFAIKSLEASWITSRQIEAARIAMTRAMKREGQVWIRIFPDKPITKKPAEVRMGKGKGSPEYWVAVVKPGTIMFESDGVTLDVARESLRLAAQKLPIKTKFVVRRDYVEK from the coding sequence ATGTTACAGCCGAAAAGGACAAAATATAGAAAAATGCAAAAAGGCCGCGTGAAAGGTCTGGCTCATAGAGGCAGCACCATTTCATTTGGTTCATTTGCAATAAAATCGCTTGAAGCTTCATGGATTACAAGCCGCCAGATTGAGGCCGCCCGTATTGCCATGACAAGAGCCATGAAACGTGAGGGTCAGGTTTGGATCCGTATCTTCCCTGACAAGCCTATTACCAAGAAGCCTGCTGAAGTGCGTATGGGTAAGGGTAAGGGTTCTCCGGAGTATTGGGTAGCCGTGGTGAAGCCAGGTACCATCATGTTCGAATCTGATGGCGTTACACTGGATGTGGCAAGAGAGTCGCTGCGCCTGGCCGCTCAGAAGCTTCCTATTAAAACAAAGTTTGTAGTACGTAGAGATTACGTTGAGAAATAA
- the rpsC gene encoding 30S ribosomal protein S3, with product MGQKVNPIGFRLGIVKGWDSNWYGGKDFAEKLIEDEKIRKYILARIPKGGISKIIIERTLKRITITINTARPGVVIGKGGAEVDKIKEELKKLTNKDVQINIFEIKRPELDAKLVGESIAQQLAARISFRRAMKQAIASALRVGAEGIKVQVSGRLGGAEMARTEHYKEGRTPLHTLRADIDYALSEAQTVYGKLGIKVWIFKGEVYGKKDLTPNAGLESKGPGATGGGGNDRRGGNDRRSGGNRNKKSDGAGGGGPKRNAKPRQ from the coding sequence ATGGGACAGAAAGTTAATCCAATCGGGTTTAGACTCGGAATTGTAAAGGGTTGGGATTCTAACTGGTATGGCGGCAAAGATTTCGCTGAAAAGCTGATTGAAGACGAGAAAATCAGAAAATATATCCTGGCGCGTATCCCTAAGGGCGGCATTTCTAAAATCATTATTGAAAGAACGCTTAAGCGCATTACCATTACTATAAACACGGCCCGACCAGGTGTGGTTATCGGTAAAGGCGGAGCGGAAGTTGACAAGATCAAAGAAGAGCTTAAGAAGTTGACGAACAAAGATGTTCAGATCAACATCTTCGAGATCAAGCGTCCTGAGTTAGATGCAAAGCTGGTAGGTGAGTCTATTGCTCAGCAGTTGGCCGCGCGTATCTCTTTCCGTCGTGCCATGAAGCAGGCTATTGCTTCTGCCCTGCGTGTAGGTGCTGAAGGTATCAAAGTGCAGGTTTCAGGCCGCCTTGGTGGTGCTGAAATGGCAAGAACCGAGCACTACAAAGAAGGTAGAACACCGCTTCATACACTTCGTGCCGATATCGATTATGCTTTATCTGAAGCACAGACGGTATATGGCAAGTTAGGCATCAAAGTATGGATCTTTAAAGGCGAAGTATACGGCAAAAAAGATCTTACGCCTAACGCAGGTTTAGAGAGCAAAGGACCTGGTGCAACAGGTGGTGGTGGTAATGACAGACGTGGCGGAAACGACCGACGCAGTGGTGGCAACCGAAATAAGAAATCGGATGGCGCAGGTGGTGGTGGTCCGAAGCGTAATGCCAAGCCACGTCAATAA
- the rplV gene encoding 50S ribosomal protein L22, whose product MEAVAKLKNVPTSPRKMRLVAGLIRGKSVSRALGLLKFEANSGAERLEKLLLSALANWQQANEEGRIEDANLYIKEIFVDEGKMLKRLRPAPQGRGYRIRKRSNHVTLVIDSMTEDQLEQQSKKSKKANK is encoded by the coding sequence ATGGAAGCAGTAGCAAAACTAAAAAACGTGCCTACCTCTCCTCGTAAGATGAGATTGGTAGCGGGTTTGATACGTGGTAAGAGCGTATCAAGAGCCCTCGGCTTACTTAAGTTTGAGGCTAACTCCGGTGCTGAAAGATTAGAGAAGCTTCTTTTATCAGCTTTGGCAAACTGGCAGCAGGCGAATGAAGAAGGACGCATTGAAGATGCAAACCTTTATATCAAAGAGATCTTTGTAGACGAAGGTAAAATGCTGAAGCGTCTTCGTCCTGCGCCACAAGGCCGTGGATACCGCATCAGAAAGAGATCCAATCATGTTACGCTCGTAATCGATAGCATGACAGAAGATCAGCTTGAGCAGCAATCAAAGAAATCTAAAAAAGCCAATAAGTAA
- the rpsS gene encoding 30S ribosomal protein S19 codes for MARSLKKGPYIDYRLEKKVGAMNESNKKTVIKTWSRRSMISPDFVGHTFAVHNGNKFIPVYVTENMVGHKLGEFAPTRNFRGHIAKKDKGKR; via the coding sequence ATGGCTAGATCATTAAAAAAGGGCCCTTATATTGACTATAGGCTCGAGAAGAAAGTAGGTGCGATGAACGAGTCTAACAAAAAGACTGTTATCAAAACCTGGTCCCGCAGATCCATGATTTCTCCGGATTTTGTAGGACATACATTTGCAGTACACAACGGCAATAAATTTATTCCGGTGTATGTAACGGAGAACATGGTAGGTCATAAGTTAGGCGAATTTGCCCCTACCAGAAACTTCAGAGGTCATATTGCTAAAAAAGATAAAGGCAAGCGTTAA
- the rplB gene encoding 50S ribosomal protein L2: MALKKLRPITPGQRFRVAPAFDEITATTPEKSLLAPLSKSGGRNNSGKMTMRYIGGGHKQKYRIVDFKRNKYGVPATVKTIEYDPNRTARIALVFYADGEKSYIIAPSGLQVGTVIVSGPGIAPEVGNCLPLSDIPLGTIVHNIELQPGNGAVLARSAGSYAQLVAREGRYATIKLPSGELRMVLVNCYATVGTVSNGDHMNVKLGKAGRSRWLGKRPRVRGVAMNPVDHPMGGGEGKSSGGHPRSRKGLLSKGLKTRNKNKYSEQLIVNRGKKK, translated from the coding sequence ATGGCTTTAAAAAAGTTAAGACCAATAACACCAGGTCAAAGATTTAGAGTAGCCCCTGCTTTTGATGAAATCACAGCAACTACTCCTGAGAAATCTTTGTTGGCACCCCTATCAAAATCTGGTGGACGTAACAATTCAGGAAAAATGACCATGCGCTATATCGGCGGTGGGCATAAGCAAAAGTACAGAATTGTTGACTTCAAGCGGAACAAGTATGGCGTTCCTGCTACGGTGAAGACAATTGAGTACGATCCGAACAGAACGGCACGTATTGCCCTTGTATTTTATGCCGATGGCGAAAAGAGCTACATCATTGCTCCGTCTGGCTTACAAGTAGGCACTGTGATCGTTTCTGGCCCTGGTATAGCACCAGAGGTAGGTAACTGCTTGCCTTTGTCTGACATTCCTCTAGGTACTATTGTTCACAACATTGAACTGCAGCCAGGAAACGGAGCCGTGCTTGCACGCAGCGCCGGATCTTATGCACAGCTTGTAGCCCGCGAAGGCCGCTATGCTACCATCAAGTTGCCTTCTGGCGAACTGCGCATGGTGCTGGTGAACTGCTATGCTACAGTAGGAACTGTTTCGAACGGAGACCACATGAACGTGAAGCTTGGAAAAGCAGGACGTAGCAGATGGTTAGGTAAGCGTCCAAGAGTACGTGGTGTTGCCATGAACCCTGTCGATCACCCTATGGGTGGTGGTGAAGGTAAGTCTTCTGGTGGTCACCCACGTTCACGCAAAGGCTTATTGTCGAAAGGTCTGAAGACCCGAAACAAGAACAAATATTCTGAACAGCTGATAGTTAATAGAGGAAAGAAAAAATAA
- the rplW gene encoding 50S ribosomal protein L23 yields MNVLRKPLVTEKYAAMNEVGKYTFEVDRKANKVEIKKAVEKLYGVTVQKVATMRTNGKVKTKYTKSGAVSGRTTPIKKAIVTLKEGDVIDFYSGI; encoded by the coding sequence ATGAACGTACTTAGAAAACCACTGGTAACAGAAAAGTATGCTGCCATGAACGAGGTTGGAAAGTATACTTTCGAGGTGGACAGAAAAGCCAACAAAGTAGAAATCAAGAAGGCAGTAGAAAAGTTGTATGGTGTTACAGTTCAGAAAGTAGCTACCATGCGCACAAACGGCAAAGTGAAGACCAAGTATACCAAGTCGGGTGCTGTGTCTGGCCGGACCACTCCAATTAAAAAAGCAATCGTAACCCTGAAAGAGGGCGATGTAATAGACTTTTATAGCGGCATATAA